From the Streptococcus sanguinis genome, the window TGCTTACCGTGAGCAAGCTGCTAATCTGGAGATTGAAAAGGTCGGTGCAGAATTGCGTAAAGCAATGCCATTCGTTGGTAAAAACGACGACGATGCTTTCAAGATTTACAATTAAGATAAAGAGCATATAAGAAATTAGGGGTAGGAATGCGAATTCCCAGCCCCTTGTTTTGCTTGATAGAGAATAAACTGGAAGAATAGGGAAGGAAAAAATATGCTCAGAGCAAAAGATATCACTCATGCTCATAAAGTGTTAAAAGATGTGGTTGTCAATACACCTCTTGACTACGACCACTATTTGTCAGAGAAGTACCAGGCCAAGATTTACCTGAAGAAAGAAAATATGCAACGGGTGCGCTCTTTTAAACTTCGCGGGGCTTATTATGCCATTTCTCAACTTAATGAAGAGGAGCGCCAGCGTGGGGTTGTCTGTGCTTCTGCGGGAAATCACGCCCAAGGAGTGGCCTATACTTGTAAGGAAATGAAAATTCCAGCAACTATTTTTATGCCCATCACGACTCCTCAGCAGAAGATTAGCCAGGTCCGCTTCTTTGGTGGTGAATTTGTGGATATCAAGCTGGTTGGAGATACCTTTGATGCTTCGGCCAAGGCTGCGCTTGACTATACTAAGGCTGAAAACCGCACCTTTATCGATCCTTTTGACAATGAAGATGTCCAAGCGGGTCAAGGGACTGTAGCCTATGAAATCTTAGACGAGGCCAAGAGAGAAGCTATTACTTTTGATGCAGTTTTGGTACCAGTTGGCGGCGGCGGCCTGATATCAGGAGTCTCAACCTATATAAAAGAAAGTCAGCCAACTATTGAAGTCATTGGTGTGGAAGCCAAAGGTGCCCGCAGTATGAAAGCAGCTTTTGAAGCAGGTGGTCCAGTCAAGCTCAAAGAAATCGACAAATTTGCGGACGGTATCGCAGTCCAGAAAGTCGGTGCATCAACCTATGAGGTCACACAAAAGAATGTTCAAAATCTTATCGGTGTAGATGAAGGGCTTATTTCAGAGACCATCATTGATCTATATTCCAAGCAAGGGATTGTCGCAGAGCCAGCTGGTGCTGCAAGTGTTGCTGCTTTGGAAGTCCTGAGCGAGTATATCAAGGGGAAAACTATCTGTTGCATTATCTCAGGTGGTAATAATGACATCAACCGGATGCCAGAGATGGAAGAGCGGGCTCTTATTTATGATGGTATCAAGCACTATTTCGTGGTTAACTTCCCGCAGCGTCCAGGTGCCTTGCGTGAATTCGTGAATGATATTTTAGGACCCAATGACGACATCACTCGTTTTGAATATATCAAGCGGGCAAGCAAGGGAACGGGACCAGTTTTGATTGGTATCTCTCTGGCAGATAAGCATGATTATGCTTCTTTAATTAACCGTATTGAGCAGTTTGATCCGTCCTTTATCAATCTGAACGGGAATGAAACACTCTACAATATGCTTGTCTAATTGTAAATATATTTTAGCCTAATTTGTATGCTTTTATTTGAAACTGCAAATTAAATATGTTAGAATATACTATAGTGAATCAAGGAGGCTTGAACATGTTGTTTATTCCATTTTTCTTTATCATATTGATTATAATCTTTATATTCTTGCTGCTTAGTGCAGTCTATGTGGTTCGTCAGCAATCTGTGGCAATCATTGAACGTTTTGGACGTTACCACAAAACCAGCAGCAGCGGTATCAATTTCCGTCTTCCTTTAGGGATTGACAAGATAGCGGCTCGCGTCCAACTTCGTTTGCTGCAGAGCGAGATTGTCGTTGAGACCAAGACACAGGATAATGTTTTCGTAACTATGAATGTTGCGACCCAGTATCGTGTAAATGAGAACAACGTGATTGACGCTTATTACAAACTTATGCGACCAGAAGCACAGATTAAGTCCTATATTGAAGATGCCCTTCGTTCCTCCGTTCCAAAACTGACCTTGGATGAGCTCTTTGAAAAGAAGGACGAAATTGCCCTAGAGGTCCAAAAACAGGTAGCTGAAGAAATGTCGACCTATGGCTATATCATTGTCAAAACCTTGATTACCAAGGTTGAGCCTGATGCTGAAGTTAAACAGTCTATGAACGAAATCAATGCGGCGCAGCGTAAGCGTGTGGCTGCTCAGGAATTGGCTGAAGCAGATAAGATTAAGATTGTGACAGCCGCCTCTGCAGAAGCTGAGAAAGACCGTCTTCATGGGGTTGGTATCGCTGAACAGCGGAAGGCCATTGTGGATGGTTTGGCAGACTCGATCAAGGAATTGAAGGGAGCCAATATTGAGTTGACAGAAGAACAGATTATGTCTATTCTTTTGACCAACCAGTACCTGGATACGCTGAATAATTTTGCAGATAGTTCGGGTAATAATACCATCTTCCTTCCAGCAAATCCAGAAGGTGTCGAAAGTATTCGGACTCAGATACTTTCAGCCCTCAAAGCTAAGTAAAGAAAATTCAGAATTATTTAATTTGTTCGAATTTGGTTTGTTTAAGTTGACAAACTGTATAAAAACAATTATAGTAGTTGATGTAGCTAGAATAGAGAGGAGTAAGAAATGGCTAAATCTAATTTCGAGAAAGTAGAATCTGTTGTTAGTTGGGTACGTGATAAGAAGATCACCGGTTACCGTATTAGTAAAGAAACAAATGCACGTGAAATGTCTATCATTGCTCTTGCTCAAGGACGTGCAAAAGTGAAAAATATCTCTTTTGAAACAGCTCTTGGCTTGATTGATTTCTACGACAAAAACCATGAAAAATTTGAAGACTAAACTTCAAAATTGTGCAACTGATATTGCTCATTAAATCAAAAAAGGAATCTGGACTTAGTTCCAGATTCCTTTTTGCTTCTGAAAATAGAAGTAATTTAGCTAAGGAAGCGCTGCAGGAATTCTTTGGTTCTTTCTTCTTTGGGATTGGTGAAGATATCCTGCGGGCTGCCAGCTTCAGCAATGACGCCCTTGTCCATAAAGATAACACGGCTGGAAACATCACGGGCAAATTCCATCTCGTGGGTTACGACAATCATAGTCAGTCCTTCCTGAGCCAGTTCTTTCATGATTTTCAGAACTTCACCAACCATTTCAGGGTCGAGGGCTGAAGTTGGCTCATCAAAGAGGATGGCGTCAGGATTCATGGAGAGGGCGCGGGCAATAGCGACCCGCTGCTTCTGACCGCCTGAGAGTTGCTTAGGCTTGGCCTGCCAGTATTGCTCGCCCATGCCAACCTTGTTGAGGTTTTCTTTAGCAATTTTCTCGGCTTCTGACCGTTCTTTTTTCAGGACAGTTGTCTGAGCGACGATGGTATTTTCTAGGACATTAAGATTCTCGAAGAGATTGAAAGACTGAAAGACCATGCCCAGCTTTTCACGGTAATGGGTCAAGTCGTAATTCTCGTCCAGGACATTCTTGCCGCGGTAGAAAATTTGTCCGCCAGTTGGCGTTTCCAGAAGGTTAATGGATCGCAGGAAGGTTGACTTTCCACTGCCAGAGCTGCCGATGATGGAAATTACTTCTCCTTTATGAACGGTGAGGGAGATGTCCTTGAGGACTTGGTTTTCACCGTAGGACTTTTTGAGGTTTTTAATTTCTAAAATGGTTTCTGTCATGATTTCACTTCTCCTGTCTGCATTTGATTGGCACCTGTCGTGTAGTTGTCTGTGTCGAAGCGTTTTTCAACATAGCGCAGGATGCGTGTCACGCTGAATGTCAGGACAAAGTAGATTACAGCGATAATGGTAAAGGTTTGGAAGTATTGGTAGGTCTGGGTAGCGATAGTATTTCCAGAGAAATAAAGCTCAACTACCGAGATAACGTTCAACACGGATGTATCCTTGATGTTGATGACAAATTCGTTACCAGTTGCGGGCAGAATATTGCGGACAACCTGAGGCAGTACAATCTTACGCATGGTCTGGCCATGGGTCATACCCAGTGCTGTTGCGGCCTCGAATTGCCCCTTATCAACGGCAAAGATACCACCGCGGACAATCTCGCTCATATAAGCTCCAGTATTGATGGAGACGATGAAAATGGCAGCGATAGTCCGGTCGATAGAAATTCCAAAAGCCTGGGCTGTTCCGTAATAGATAACCATAGACTGAACAATCATTGGAGTTCCGCGGAAAATCTCAATATAGACATTTAAGAACCAGCCGAAGATTTTTTGCAATGATGCTAGGAGTTTATTCTTAGAAGCTGGTGCCGTCCGATAAACGCCAATCAGCAGTCCGATGATGAGACCTGCGATGGTCCCTGTAATCGAAATGAGTAGAGTCAAACCAGCTCCGCGTAGGAATTGAGGCCAGTTTTCAGCCAGGATCTTAGCCACTTGACTGAAGAATGATTCATTCGTTGTTTCACTATCCGTATCAACAGGCTGTTTCTGAATCATCTCATCCATCAGCTTGACTTGATCATTAGTAGTAATCTTAGCGATTGCTGCATTAGCTTGCTCGATACGACTGTCATCCTTGCGCATACCAATGGCAATAGAAGCATCCTCTTCACCAACTTCAAAGCCTTTCTCAAATTGAATCATTTTGAAGTTTGAGTTGGCAGTCTCGGCAGTCAAGGCTTCTGGCCGCTCAGAGATATAGCCGTCAATAACGCCGGATTCCAAGGCTTGACGCATCTGAGCAAAATCGCCCATAGCTGTTTCTTTTTTGGCACCAGGCAGTTGGTCAATGAGATTGTAGAGGTAAACTCCTTGCTGGGAAGTGATTTTAGCGTCTTTGAAGTCTTCTAGAGTCTTAGCAGATGCATATTTTCCATCTTTACGAACTAGGAGAACTGGTTCGCTGGTGTAGTAACTGTTGGAAAAGGCGATTTCCTTTTTCCGCTCGGCAGTTGGGCTCATACCCGCAATAATCATGTCAATTTTGCCAGAAGTCAGAGCAGGAATTAAGCCATTCCAGGAAGTTTTGACAACCAGAGGTTCCTTGCCCATCTCTTGAGCAATTTTTTTGGCAATCTGCACATCGTATCCGTTGGCATATTGGTTGGTGCCTTCGATTTTTACAGCACCGTTGGAATCGTCATCTTGAGTCCAGTTGAAGGGGGCGTAGGCTGCCTCCATACCGATTCTCAGGTAGTCATCGGCTTGGATAACTTGGGCTGTTCCTAAAGCGACCAGGAGGGCAGTAAATAAAGTGAGTAATAATTTCTTCATGGGTTTCTCCTGCTTATCTAATAATAGTTCTTCCTATTCTATCGAAAATTACCGTTCTTTTCAATCCAAGTAAGCCCTTACTTGATAAAAATGATATAATAGAACAAAATATCTGTAAAGAGAGGTTGAGTATGAAACGATATTTTTATCTCCTGTTAGTATTATTTTCCTGCCT encodes:
- a CDS encoding ABC transporter substrate-binding protein/permease, whose amino-acid sequence is MKKLLLTLFTALLVALGTAQVIQADDYLRIGMEAAYAPFNWTQDDDSNGAVKIEGTNQYANGYDVQIAKKIAQEMGKEPLVVKTSWNGLIPALTSGKIDMIIAGMSPTAERKKEIAFSNSYYTSEPVLLVRKDGKYASAKTLEDFKDAKITSQQGVYLYNLIDQLPGAKKETAMGDFAQMRQALESGVIDGYISERPEALTAETANSNFKMIQFEKGFEVGEEDASIAIGMRKDDSRIEQANAAIAKITTNDQVKLMDEMIQKQPVDTDSETTNESFFSQVAKILAENWPQFLRGAGLTLLISITGTIAGLIIGLLIGVYRTAPASKNKLLASLQKIFGWFLNVYIEIFRGTPMIVQSMVIYYGTAQAFGISIDRTIAAIFIVSINTGAYMSEIVRGGIFAVDKGQFEAATALGMTHGQTMRKIVLPQVVRNILPATGNEFVINIKDTSVLNVISVVELYFSGNTIATQTYQYFQTFTIIAVIYFVLTFSVTRILRYVEKRFDTDNYTTGANQMQTGEVKS
- a CDS encoding SPFH domain-containing protein — its product is MLEYTIVNQGGLNMLFIPFFFIILIIIFIFLLLSAVYVVRQQSVAIIERFGRYHKTSSSGINFRLPLGIDKIAARVQLRLLQSEIVVETKTQDNVFVTMNVATQYRVNENNVIDAYYKLMRPEAQIKSYIEDALRSSVPKLTLDELFEKKDEIALEVQKQVAEEMSTYGYIIVKTLITKVEPDAEVKQSMNEINAAQRKRVAAQELAEADKIKIVTAASAEAEKDRLHGVGIAEQRKAIVDGLADSIKELKGANIELTEEQIMSILLTNQYLDTLNNFADSSGNNTIFLPANPEGVESIRTQILSALKAK
- the ilvA gene encoding threonine ammonia-lyase IlvA — encoded protein: MLRAKDITHAHKVLKDVVVNTPLDYDHYLSEKYQAKIYLKKENMQRVRSFKLRGAYYAISQLNEEERQRGVVCASAGNHAQGVAYTCKEMKIPATIFMPITTPQQKISQVRFFGGEFVDIKLVGDTFDASAKAALDYTKAENRTFIDPFDNEDVQAGQGTVAYEILDEAKREAITFDAVLVPVGGGGLISGVSTYIKESQPTIEVIGVEAKGARSMKAAFEAGGPVKLKEIDKFADGIAVQKVGASTYEVTQKNVQNLIGVDEGLISETIIDLYSKQGIVAEPAGAASVAALEVLSEYIKGKTICCIISGGNNDINRMPEMEERALIYDGIKHYFVVNFPQRPGALREFVNDILGPNDDITRFEYIKRASKGTGPVLIGISLADKHDYASLINRIEQFDPSFINLNGNETLYNMLV
- a CDS encoding amino acid ABC transporter ATP-binding protein; translated protein: MTETILEIKNLKKSYGENQVLKDISLTVHKGEVISIIGSSGSGKSTFLRSINLLETPTGGQIFYRGKNVLDENYDLTHYREKLGMVFQSFNLFENLNVLENTIVAQTTVLKKERSEAEKIAKENLNKVGMGEQYWQAKPKQLSGGQKQRVAIARALSMNPDAILFDEPTSALDPEMVGEVLKIMKELAQEGLTMIVVTHEMEFARDVSSRVIFMDKGVIAEAGSPQDIFTNPKEERTKEFLQRFLS